TGATAAGGTGTGTTCTCTTCACATGTCATGTTATGCTATGTACATGACATCTTTTGCAAACGAAATATAATAAgtgataataaaataataaacaattattttaataaaaataggaTTTAGTTaagattattattataattataatttttatttttatttttttacaaaagGCATATTTATTGTTATCTATGACTCGTGACATCACCGGATCACAAAAACTAATttgtaactaaaataagtttaagAAGTTAAGATAAGTAAAAATCATACGAAGAGAACAAAACTTATCTACTCCTTCGGTTTACAAATAATctttattatattacttttttGGTATAACGGCAAAATTCTTGACTGAAATTCCACCTATTTAACGATGTGATCACACTCTCGCTTCATATTCTATATCATGTGGTTCTTCTCATCTACATACTACTAACTAGTAACTATCATtcgatcaattttttttttttactaatttcTCTACTATCTACAAAATATTTGAGTATGCGTGTCAAACCTATTTTGGCAGATAATTTTATGAAAGAAGGGAGTAAAATGTCTAACCATCAACGAGCCAAAAACCTATGAAAAACTACGAGTTATATCAAACTATTAAAAggtgaaacaaaagaagaggGAGAAATAGAACTAGACTTCATCAAATGGTGGCCAGGTGTAACATTTTATTTCATTTGATGGGCTGGGAAAACAAGGGGCTATTTTTTATGCACAAAATCCGCTAATCCATGACAAAAACGACTAGATTTTTCAGACCTATTCATaaccaaaatttcaattttgagcTTATCAAAACCAATACAAGATGTAAAATTCTGCCCAAACCAaacaaattttaattagaatccgTCTCCATATGATCAGATCTATATCTAACTAGTGCCATTCATCCAAAAAAAATGAAGTTGAAACGTGAAAAAGAGTTGCCTACCTCCTCCTCAAAATATAGTTTATACATCCGGGTGCACAATGCTTATTGTGCACCCTGTTTTGAAATGAATCTaaagttcaaatacaaataaCATATAGAAAATGtacatatagttcaaattcaaagaacatatagttcaaatatttCACTTGTACATGTACATTGATTCTCAATGAATGTCCACCAGGATGCACAATAAAAACTGTGCAGCCCAGTGTATAATGTTAGCTAAATAAATAATTGGAACAACTTAGCTGAATAATACGTATGTACGAACTGAACACTTGTCGCGCCGTGGCCTAACCAATGCTCTAAAAaacaattccgcgctacctccgatgcagtagaTCATTTGCGGTATCCCTCCAGGGTTAATACGACACCAAggtttgtgtgcactcacaagcctCGATTGGAGACCAGAATGTTTACCCAGAAAAACGAGAACAATGTTTGAGAATTAGAATTAAAAAAACCCACCACTGACCAAAATGAAAGACCCGGACCACAAAatccaccccacgcccgcgaaccgcattcgccaagtaccaaAGTACTGCacgcgtgtgtgttgtgtgtccacccatgccactcacatgctttcttaaacaaatgatttcctcaagtccccaaatataaacattgaatgtggtttgtgttttttccatgtgggactttCCATATTCTCACATTTTCCCATTTCTCACTCATTCTCTTTTGTATTCTCATTAGAATTTCCAAcatataatccaaattgcgccTATTCTTCCGTACATTTAAAAGTTTTTATCTAATGGGGAGTTtgtaaaaactaaaaaccaGTGGTAAAAAAAACCTTTAGGaaatacatttaaaaaaaaaaaattgaagtaaGTAAGTCCCTTGTCTAGTCATTTCCTTTTCTacctttcaaaaaaataaaataaaaatatatagtcatttcctttcctttcctctTCTCCCCcctctttctctcctttttccTAATTTCGATCATCTTTTCTTCCAGAATACGAAATCCCTAATTCAGCCTATTGGCAATGGAGCTGGTTTTTCCAGACACAAAAGCCAGCAGCTGCAGCTCCCTCCCAAACTGATGAACTAACCATTTGAAAGATTTccttttctatttatttattcttttaatttcaaaattttgctGAAAAGCTCAAGTTGGGCAACATCAGTGCTTTTACAACCACCCTTTTTGGTTCTTAAAGAAAAGGCTTGCTGATCAATTCCCACTTTATTTGATTGATCACCCAGATCGTCTTTTGCAGATCTTTCGTAAAAAGCCCTCATGGGTAAACTAGCTTTCTCTCACCTCCGAtcgattttcattttttttctctctcctaaactaGCATCTTCTTCATTTCCACTCCCTACTTACTGTATATATTTTCCTTTTGAGTCAACGAATCTGTCTTCCATTATTAAGATTATTActcttgtttttatatgttgataatattttcctattGATCGTTTATTGTCAGGTGATATGGATTCAGGCTATAGTGGAAGTATGCAGTCTTCGAGCACGGACGGCGGCGGTACTGCTGCTGGTGGAAGTTGTTGCGGAGATGATCAAGAGTACGACTCACGCAGCGgatgcggtggtggtggtgccgAGTCTATCTCGGCGTTTTTTAACCCCATGTCCAGCTTCAGCATCAACACGAACAACAACAccagcaacagcaacaacatGGGAGGTGTTGCTCCGCTACAACTTTACTCTTTCAGCAACGGATCATTGTCGTTTGCTCATCAAGTATCCAACTATTTCGATCATCCACAACCTACTAACTTTATAATTAACCATCATAACAGTggtaccaataataataataataataataatattaattataataacaataataataataatcaagcCGACATGGTGTGGCCCAACAAATTTGCTGCAGTTAGACCATCTATATCAACCGATGAAGCCAATTGCACTGCTGAGGGTCGTCTTGGCTACAGCatccccaacaacaacaacaaccacaaccagcaacaacaacaacaaaacacgCATCGGCAACATCCTACAGTTACACCCTTACCGTCCCCAGGCCCTCCTGCGCCCGTGTCGTCATCGAACCCGACTAGCACCCGACCGGGCCGAAATCCGAAGAAAAGGTCCAGGGTTTCAAGAAGGGCACCCACAACTGTGTTGACTACCGACACCAACAATTTTAGGCAAATGGTCCAGGAGTTTACCGGCATACCCGCGTCTCCGTTCAACGCCTTCTCACCACGAGCTCGATTCGATCTCTATGGTGGTTTGGGTGGACATTTTAGCTCAACAGTGCCAGCTCCACCAAGTTATCTTTTAAGGCCCTCTCCTCAAAAGATACCTCCTCTTTACCAACCACCATATTTAGCTAACTCTTCTCTTCCATCACACACTAACACTAGTATCAGTACTAGTGGTGCTTTGCTTGTTGATGGGGCTGGGTTAGCCGCGGCAGCGGCGGCGTCTGCTTCTTTAGCTAGCACTAGTATTAGCACCACCATTGCAACACCAACATGTACTACAACTTTCCATTTATGTGATCCTCAAGAGTTTCTTAGCACCAATCCTCAACTCACCTTTCAATCCCTCCTACAATCCTCTTCACCTGCGTTATTAGCTGATCAGCAAGATTCGAGCATGAGTCTAGGATGTACTACTGTCACTCCGCATCAGAGTAGTTGCTCTGTTAATCCTGCAGGTGGAAACTGCAGCTACCGTGGTGGTAGTAGTACATTTGCTGCTcctgctgctgttgttgctgctgtcaGTGGCGGCGCCGCCGATAATAATGGAGTTACCAGAAAGGGTGAAGGTATGGTAGAGTCATGGATTTGTTCATCTGATTAATTAGCTTTAGTGATGTTTTGTGTATTACATTATtatttactccgtatatttGTAACAAATTGTGTGGAAAAAAAACGATTATTAACTAGTACTAGTACTAGTACTAATTGGGATGGGATGATAGTTTTTTAGCGAGCTAGCATTGTATGGAAACTTTTAACCATTCAGAATCTCAACATTATCATTTGTGTATACGTCGTATATATATACTTACTGCTCATATACATAATTACATTTGGGATTTCTCATTAATTcttttactactccctccgtcctggaatacttgacatgttttctttatcgggccgtcccttaatacttgacctgtttctaaaaatggaaatattctaacaatattatattatttctcactacacccctattaacccacctaccccctactccatataaaaaataattaaaaattcaacccctactctcccccaaccccacctcttaacccacctcccactaactacattaaaataatactccactatcaactactacctactaaattaaataagtcaatttaagtcccttaaactctgtgtcggtcaaatcgggtcgag
This genomic stretch from Spinacia oleracea cultivar Varoflay chromosome 3, BTI_SOV_V1, whole genome shotgun sequence harbors:
- the LOC110777694 gene encoding uncharacterized protein; this encodes MGDMDSGYSGSMQSSSTDGGGTAAGGSCCGDDQEYDSRSGCGGGGAESISAFFNPMSSFSINTNNNTSNSNNMGGVAPLQLYSFSNGSLSFAHQVSNYFDHPQPTNFIINHHNSGTNNNNNNNNINYNNNNNNNQADMVWPNKFAAVRPSISTDEANCTAEGRLGYSIPNNNNNHNQQQQQQNTHRQHPTVTPLPSPGPPAPVSSSNPTSTRPGRNPKKRSRVSRRAPTTVLTTDTNNFRQMVQEFTGIPASPFNAFSPRARFDLYGGLGGHFSSTVPAPPSYLLRPSPQKIPPLYQPPYLANSSLPSHTNTSISTSGALLVDGAGLAAAAAASASLASTSISTTIATPTCTTTFHLCDPQEFLSTNPQLTFQSLLQSSSPALLADQQDSSMSLGCTTVTPHQSSCSVNPAGGNCSYRGGSSTFAAPAAVVAAVSGGAADNNGVTRKGEGMVESWICSSD